Within Syntrophus gentianae, the genomic segment ATGACAAATTTTCAAGGGGCTGGCCGTAATTGTCGCCCCATATGTATCCATCCTTTTGTTATTACTGATATTTGTAATGGCATCCTCTGCTGCGATGAGAGGACCCAAAACCATAGACCAAAAGAGAAGATATTACAATGGAAAATCGATCAGAAAAAAGTAGGATACAGGAAAAATCTCTATCACGAAATTTACGGAAAGACTCTCTTCAGAACTAAGAGGGAAAGGCATTTCGAGCATTCCGGTCCCTGTTGCGTTGCAGGGTATGGGCCTGTTCGACCAGTTCCATGCTGATTTGCCAGTTCAGCTCGCAGAAGGTGCGGAACTTATTCAGATGCGGTCCTTCCTGCACAAGTTCCTTCTTTAAGGACGGAACGCCGTGAGCTGACTGATATTCAGCTAGCGCCGTGATATAGTCATAACGCTTTTCCTTTGCAATGATGATCGGGGGAAAGCCGGCTTTCAGGCACGGTAAATTGGAAACGAGACGGGCAATGCGACCGTTGCCATCCCAGAAGGGATGAATGCCGACGAATGATAAATGCAGCTTTGCATAGGCATTCAACACGTCCGGCCGTTCTTTTGAAGACTGATTTGCCGTATTCAGCATGTCGAGCCAGCACTCCATGAGCTTCGGCACTTCCCAGTGATTGGAATATTCAACCATGGTCTGCCTGCCGCCGACCGTTATGTTGGTGCTGTTATTCTCCCGTTTCCAGGCCCCTACAGGCTTGTAAAAGTCAAGAACATGCTCGCTTATCACAAGCCTGTGCAGGTCAAATAAATCATCGGCAGTGATCTCATCCTTCCGGACTAGATTATAGAGAACATCGACAGCACGGGCGTGGCTTTCAACCTCGCGGTGATCCTTGAGTGGCTTTCCGCCTATCGTCAAGCCCTCGCTTAGAACAAAAGCGGTTTCTCCAAGAGTAAGCGTGTTGCCCTCAATGGCTGTTGATGTGTGCGTCCACGACACCCGGAGCTGTTCGAGAAGGTTCTTTTTAATATCGTCTGACAGTCCCTCAAGAAATTTCATCTTCGATCTTCAATCTTCTTTGATAAAACATGGCCCAATTTAAACATAAAACAGGAAGAAAAGGCACCATGAAAAAAATCATATTCACTCCTGCAGGCATCAAGGAGCTGTATCTGATGTCGTTCGCAAAATATAGATGTCGCAATTGAGAGGAAACTCAGCATAGGAATTTCCGGGCGGAACTGCATCCCGACTTGTAATGCGTTACGAGGCAGTGT encodes:
- a CDS encoding Fic family protein — translated: MKFLEGLSDDIKKNLLEQLRVSWTHTSTAIEGNTLTLGETAFVLSEGLTIGGKPLKDHREVESHARAVDVLYNLVRKDEITADDLFDLHRLVISEHVLDFYKPVGAWKRENNSTNITVGGRQTMVEYSNHWEVPKLMECWLDMLNTANQSSKERPDVLNAYAKLHLSFVGIHPFWDGNGRIARLVSNLPCLKAGFPPIIIAKEKRYDYITALAEYQSAHGVPSLKKELVQEGPHLNKFRTFCELNWQISMELVEQAHTLQRNRDRNARNAFPS